In one Vanacampus margaritifer isolate UIUO_Vmar chromosome 11, RoL_Vmar_1.0, whole genome shotgun sequence genomic region, the following are encoded:
- the LOC144060903 gene encoding mid1-interacting protein 1-B-like, whose amino-acid sequence MMRLLPETPAQKNSLFNAMNRFLGAVNNMDQTVMVPSLLRDVPLGDDSELCGHKSDVDEGDVDMYSYYQLLKSLRRDIQWGLRVSPVVKETPPRLTRMNSIASTASSSSFASSLSSGSSEYDEDEEEEDLQKQFQYHLAGLQGVLSKLTTQADSLTKRYNQSIGL is encoded by the coding sequence ATGATGCGACTGCTTCCCGAGACGCCCGCTCAGAAAAACTCCCTCTTCAACGCCATGAACCGCTTCCTCGGGGCGGTGAACAACATGGACCAGACGGTGATGGTGCCCAGCCTGCTGCGGGACGTGCCGCTGGGCGACGACTCGGAGCTGTGCGGCCACAAGTCTGACGTGGACGAGGGCGACGTGGACATGTACAGCTACTACCAGCTGCTCAAGTCCCTCCGGCGAGACATCCAGTGGGGCTTGAGGGTCTCCCCGGTCGTCAAGGAGACGCCGCCACGGCTCACCCGCATGAACTCCATCGCCTCCACGGCCTCGTCGTCCTCCTTCGCCTCCTCGCTGTCCTCCGGTTCGTCAGAATACgacgaggatgaagaggaggaggacctgCAGAAGCAGTTCCAGTACCACCTGgccgggctccaaggggttctGAGCAAGCTCACCACGCAGGCCGACTCCCTCACCAAGCGCTACAACCAGTCGATTGGACTCTAA